The genome window TGACGAGCCCTTGGCGGGAAAGGGGATTCGTTATTGGCTGAAGCAACCATGTAATCAACGACTGTGAGAGGAGATGGGCTGGTGAAAAGATTTGAAATTGCTGTGATTCCCGGCGATGGCATTGGTAGGGAAGTAGTCCCTGTGGCATTGCAGGTGCTCGATACCGTGGCCGAGGTCCATGGTGGACTGAAGTTTGAATACGAGACCTTTCCCTGGAGTTGTGAGTACTACCTCGAGCATGGCCGCATGATGCCGGAGGATGGTATCGACACTCTGAAGGATTTTGACGCCATTTTCCTCGGGGCCGTAGGCAATCCCAAGCTGGTACCGGATCACATTTCCCTGTGGGGGCTTCTAATCAAGATTCGAAGGGAGTGCGAGCAGGCGATTAACATCCGGCCTGCCAAGTACTTTAAGGGCCTGAGCTCTCCCTTGGTGAACCCCAATGGTTTTGACCTGATCGTAGTTCGGGAAAACAGTGAAGGCGAGTACAGCGAGGTCGGCGGAAGGATTCACAGTGGTGAAGATGAGATGGCGATTCAAAACGCAATCTTCACCAGGAAGGGTACCGAGCGAGCGATGCGCTACGCCTTCGAACTAGCCAGAAAAAGGAGAGGGCATGTCACGTCAGCCACCAAGTCCAACGGTATCTTTCATTCGATGCCCTTCTGGGATGAGGTTTTCAATTCCGTCAAAAAGGATTACCCCGATGTAGAGACGGCATCCTATCATATTGATGCCCTGGCTTCATATTTTGTTACCCGGCCGCAGATCTTCGATGTGATTGTAGCCAGTAACCTATTTGGAGATATCTTGACGGATATTGGGGGAGCCATCATGGGAAGTGTCGGAATAGCCCCTGCCGCTAACATTAATGTCAGCGGGAAGTATCCCTCGATGTTTGAACCGGTACACGGTTCCGCACTGGATATTGTCGGCAAGGGAATTGCCAATCCCATCGGTCAAATTTGGACAGCGAAAATGATGCTTGATCATTTCGGTGAGGAAGAAGCCGGTCAGAGGCTGTTAGATGTCCTAGAGGAGGTAACCCGCGATGGCATCAAGACCCCTGACATTGGCGGATCGGCAACTACCAGTGAGGTAGGAGATGAGATCTGTAGGAGACTGAAGCAAGGTTAGGTTTGAACATGGTGTTTGCACCTCCTGGAGCAGCAGCCGTTCCCTACGGACGGCTGCTGTTTCTATGCCTATCCGTGTCAGTGACTATATGACGAAAGCCGGAAAGGGTAGCAGATAAATACACACTTTGATTATCATTGACTTGATCATGACGATACGTAATGTGGTTAAATACAGTGGGAGGGATGGCAATGTCAAAACGGTACTCCATAGGGGAGGTTGCCAAGCTTTCCGGTGTTACCATTCGTACTTTACAGTACTACGACAATATTGGTCTCCTTCCAGTAGATAAGGACGCCAGTGGGCGAAGATACTATAGTTCAAGGGATGTTGCAAAACTTCAGCAGGTATTGTTTTACCGTTCCCTAGGCTTGCCATTGAAGGAGATTCGGGAGCTGGTAGTGGAGGCGGTTACTCCGGAACAGATTGCTGCAGTGTTAATGGAGCAAAGGGGAATGTTTTCTCACAAGCTGAATTATATATATGCCCACATATCCGCGATTGACGCCATCCTAGCTGGCGTTAGGGCTGGAGGTACGTTTCAGTCCGATGAACTGCTGCAGTTGATCACTACTCTAAATAGGAATGCCGTTTTTGAGTACCGGAACGTGAATTATGACAAGGACACGGAAGAAGTTCTGATGCGGCAGTATCCCGACGATATATCTGCACTATCAGTCTATTGGCAATGGAAGGCTACTATCTTGGAGTGCGTATCTCTCATTCTGAGTGGTATTGAGCCCAGAAGCGAAGCAGGAAAAGAGTTGGGTCAAAAGTGGCTGACCATGATTGACCAGATTACTCAAGGCCGTAGCGAACTGCTGGACGCGCATAGGGAATCCTACGATAACCGGACCCAGTGGCCGGAGGAAGACCGCAGGCTGATGGAATTAGCCGATGATTTCATTGATGCAGCCGTTGCATATTACTTTGAGTCCATGGATTTAGAAGAGGTGGAAGAAGGTAGTGATTGAACTCAGAAACCTCACCAAGAAGTTTGGTCAAAAAACTGCAGTTGATGACTTGTCTTTGGTGATTCGGCCCGGCGTAGTTACTGGTTTTTTGGGCCCCAACGGTGCTGGCAAGTCAACGACAATGAAAATGATTCTGGGGTTAGTTAAGCCCACCAGTGGAGAAGTGCTCGTCCATGGTGTCCATTACGAAAGGCTTCCCGATCCCATCAAGGAAATAGGTGCCTTAATTGACAGCGAGGCTGCAAATCCAAAGTTTACGGCCAGGCAGCACCTGGAGTTGATGGCTACTGCAGGTGGAATACCTCTTCACCGGGTAACTCTTCTTCTCCGACAGACAGGGCTTCAGCAGGTTCAACATCGCCAAATCGGCGAGTTTTCTATGGGGATGCGGCAGCGATTGGGAATAGCTGCCGCCCTATTGGGTGATCCAAAGACCGTAATTCTGGATGAGCCCTTTAATGGTCTTGATGTCGATGGGATCAAATGGCTTCGGTCCCTAGCCAAGGAGTTAGCAAGTCAAAACAAGGCTGTGTTTATCTCTAGTCACTTGATGAGTGAAGTAGAGGCCATTGCCGACCGGGTTATTGTTCTGGCTCAAGGCAGACTCATTGCCGACATGACCATCTCTGAGCTAGTCCAGAGGAGTCTCGGTTCCTTCCTACGAGTTAGAAGTGAGGATAATGAAACACTGAGTGCGGTTATCACAAAGATAGGCGGAGTGGTGCAAGGACGAACCGATGGGTTTCTGCTGGTTAGAGGTGTTGAAGCCGAGGAAATCGGCTGGATTGCCAAGAGGAGCAATTTGGCTATCTTTGAACTAACGGGTATCCGCCCATCGCTAGAAGATCTGTTTGTGGAGTTGACCGCCGGAAGGGTAGAATTCAAGGGACAAGCAGCCTTGGATGATGGGGGTGAGGGGTTACAATGAGAAGGTTGATCCTAGCAGAATATAAGAAGATCTTTTTTCTCAAGTTCTCCAGAAGTTATCTTGGTGTCATAGTTATTGCCAGCATGGCCTTTGGGATTTTGCTATCGGTGACAACCCCAGTCACAACTGGTCGCTATTTTAGGGAGCTACTTCCCAAGGAGGTGCTCTCTATGAACCTGTTGGGGGTGGACTTGGTCAACATTATGTTAATCGTCTTTACAGCAATGTCCATCCATAGAGAATTTTCCACCAGGTTTATTCAGGTATCCCTTTCCCTAACCCCGGCAAGGATGCGTTATTTTGCAGCGAAGTTGCTGACATACCTTGGATTGTCGCTAATTCTGAGTGTTGTCACTGTTTTCCTTGCGTATTGCATCAGTCAACTTCTTTTACTGATTAACGGTATGCCTTCCCTCTCCCTTACGGAGGCGACTACAATGCGGATGTTGGTAGGAGTAATGATCATGCCAGTATTCTACTGCCTGCTCACCGGAGCCGCAACCTTCATCTTTTGGAGTAGCGCGGGGGCCGTCACTTTTGCGCTTGGAGTCCTTGCTACACACACAATTGTTCGGCTTCTTCCAGAAGGCGTGCAGTTGATACTCCTGCCACTTACACCGCAGTCCGCCATTCACAACCTGGCAGGGATGAGTCAGCCTGGCTCTGCTGAAGCTGTCGGCTTACCGGTAAGTGCGGCTGTTCTAATTGTCTGGGTTGTGGTCACGGCCGTAACCGGTGGCTGGAAACTCCAAGGGAAGGATGTCTAATAACCACCAGTTAAGGCACATTTCCTGACGAGGGTATGGGAAGTCCCTGGAATAAATTGTAAGCTTCATGTGAACAATAGGGCCAAGCTTGAAGTCACTTAACTGTGGAGTACCGCGCAAGTCCCAAGGGACATCCTTCGCCTAAGTAAGAACCCACAGTTCATTGCTATCGTCATGATGGCATTCCACTATATCCCATACAGTGACTGCATGCTCTGCAATTGATGTGACTGAAGCACTGGTGAGCATGGATAAGGGGCCTCATACATGCTCTAGATGTTACAGAAGAGTCCTCCGCGGGAAAGGCAGAGGGCTTTCGCCATTTCTGTACAGCTGCGAAAGAAAGGAACTTGCTTAGCCAAGTACCGCAAATAGCTCCTTTGTGTCTAGCTCCAGACCGGCAAATCGAGTGGAATTGATTCTGTCTCCATCTGCGTAGGTTGCAACACCATTTAGCTCTCTGTCTTCTGTAAAGAAGTACTGGGTGATAGTCCTACTATCCATATCTACAATCCAGTATTCTGGAACACCGCTTTTCATGTACAGATTCAGTTTTGTGATCGTATCTTTGCTCCTAGTTGAGGGGGAGACCACTTCAACGATGAGACTGGGGACGCCTTGGTACTGACCGGCCTCATTGACATTGTCTTCGTCACAGATGACGACAATATCCGGCTGGACTATATTGGGATCTTCTTCAAATTTGAGGGCATATCCCTGCAGTCTTACATCTAGCGGAGCGGTGAGGGAGCGGCAGGGCTTTCCGCGAAAGTAGTTGTGGAAATGCCATGCTATCTCGTTCACCACTACTTGATGGCTAAAACTCGGTGAGGCTAATAGGTAGACCACGCCGTCAATCAGCTCGTATCTTTGGTCAGAGGACTTGGTGAGTTCAAGATACTCCTCATAGCTGATTCTCCGCATGGTCTTATACTCCTTAGCTTCTTCGCGGAGGACAACGTATTCTGGGACGCTGTAGGGAATCAGTTTCGCGACGGTTTTTCCGTTCTTGACGACAATGATGTCTTCCTTTTCTACCAATGCCAGGTACTTCCCAAAGGAATTCTGCAGATCCGTACTGCTTACCCGCATGGTTTCACCCCCACTGCCAAGTTCGCTATTACCATACCATTTGTTGGCTAGCCGATCAATAAAGAATAGCTAAAATATACAGAGAATTCTCTGGAGTTGTCCTGTCTGACAGGTCGGGGTATGGCCGGAGTTCCCCGGCAGAGGGAGGGGAGGACGGATGAAGTGGCCCTAACGGGCCACTTCCTTGATCAGCCTAACCACCTTTGTGATCGCATCCCCTTGATCGATGCGCCGCATGTTGGCAATGATATCTCGGCGATTAGCGAAGACTTCATCGATGGCAGCGATCAGGGTGTCTTCTGTCATTTTGCTTTCATCTAGCACTTGACACAGCCCGGACTTGGCAAAGGAGCGGGCATTGAGGATTTGGTCGCCTCGGCTTTGCTCCTTAGGCAAGGGGATCAAGAGCATCGGTTTACGTAAGTACAAGAACTCAAAGATGGAGTTCGATCCGGCTCGAGATACCACGAGATCGGCTGCAGCCAGAACATCAGGCAGCTCCTCAGAGAGATACTCGTATTGCCGATAGTGGGGCGAGGAGACCTTAGGATCGGTATTGCCCTTACCGCAGAGGTGGACAATACTAAAGCGCTGGGTCAAAGAAGCCAAGGAGGCTCGGACGGTTTCGTTGATCCTTCGTGCTCCTTGACTTCCCCCCATCACCAGCAAAATGGGTCGACTGTCGGGGAAGTTGCAGAAAGCCTTTCCTTTAGTGGCGTTCCCGGACTTGATCTCCTCTCGCACGATGGCGCCGACATAGCGGACTTTGTCTGCCGGCAGATGCTCCTCTGACTCCGGGAAAGTGGTGCAGATAAACTTAGCGAAGGGCATTGACAACCGATTAGCTAATCCCGGAGTTAGATCCGACTCGTGGATAATGACCGGTACCTTGTTGAGCCAGGCACCAAGGACAACGGGAACGGAGACAAATCCGCCCTTTGAGAAAAGAACGTTGGGTTTTTCCCGTCGGATTATCCGGTAGGCTTGAATTGATCCTTTGAGAACCCGAAAGGGATCGGAGAAGTTTTTCAGATCGAAGTATCGCCGCAGCTTGCCGGAGTCAATTCCGATGTAGCGCCATCCCTTAGCTTCGATCAGTTGCTTTTCAATACCATTCTTGGACCCGATATAGACAACGGACCATCCGTCCTTGAGGAAGCGGGGGATCAGGGCGATATTTGCCGTCACGTGTCCAGCTGTACCGCCGCCGGTAAACAGGATCTTTTTCATCGCCGACTCCCTTTCTATCGTAGTAATCTTCGCTCATTATATCATACAAAACCTGTACCACGATTAGTCTTGTGAGCTAGGAGAGTCTGGATGTTATGAGTCCATTGGCCCCATCCCTCATGATGCCCATGCTTTCCGCAAAATAAGTTCGGTAGAATCTAGCGAACCATTTTCTCCAATATCTCACCGACGGGGTCAAACCAAGGGCCATCGATAAGTTCTATCATACCCTTGTCACAGGCCTCTGCGATTTTGGGATCGATGGGTAATTTGGCCAGAACCTCAAGGTTGTGCTTTTCGGCTATTTCATCAATGTGACTGTCACCGAAAATCTGGTAGTCTTTGCCGTTGTCGGGACATCTAAAATAGGACATGTTTTCTACCAAACCCAGGATCGGGATGTTCATCATTTCCGCCATTTTAACGGCCTTCGATACAATCATGGAAACAAGCTCCTGGGGAGAGGTCACCACTATGATCCCATCAACGGCAATGGATTGAAAGACGGTAAGGGGAACATCCCCAGTGCCCGGCGGCATATCAATGAACATGAAATCCACGTCACTCCAGATAACATCGGTCCAAAATTGCTTGACCACTCCCGCAATAATAGGTCCTCTCCAGATAACTGGATCCGTATCCCTTTCCAGGAGTAAATTGACAGACATAATGTCAATGCCGGTCTTGGTCTTCACCGGTAATAGTCCAGCTTCGTTGCCAATAGCCTTTTCCTTGATACCAAAGGCCTTTGGAATAGAAGGTCCAGTCACATCCGCGTCAAGTATAGCGGTGTGGTAGCCTAATCTGTTCATGGTAACGGCAAGCATAGAGGTAACCAGTGACTTGCCAACCCCGCCTTTGCCGCTGACTACGCCAATGACCTTCTTGATGGAGCTCAGCTCGTGGGGTTTCTCTAAGAAATCCGCTGGCTGTTCTCTTCTTTCTCCGCAGTCCTCGGAGCAACTGCTGCAGCTTTGATTGCAATTTTCGCTCATGACCTTAACTCCTTTGCTTTGGTTTGTTGTTTCTGGAACTTCAATATTTTTCCGGTGCCGCCGCTATCGCTGAGCAAGGCTGTTCTCAGATCACTTTTCGGCTTTGAGAACGGGAAGGTCCCCAGCAGTAAAGGCAGCAATACTATTCTTCGCTGGAACTGCTTGCGTTCGATAGATTTCAATGCCTGCGGCTTTGAGCACGTCCGCGGAATTTCTCCCTAGGCTGGGGGAAAGTAAGACCTTAACTTCATTATCTACTATCCCTTGCGCGGCTTTGATTCCGGCGCCCTCGGTACCTGCTGCGGTGGCGTTGTCAAGAAATACAGCCTCCTTGGTATCGGTATCAAAGATCAGGAAATAGGGAGCGCATCCGAAGGATGTACATACCTCCGAGTCCATGCTTTTCACATTAACAGGAACTGCTATCTTCATAGAAATCTTCCCTTTCACTAGGAATTCCTTGATTACGGCCTTGTTCTCCGATATCTACGGCAACCTCGGCCGCATCCATTGCCCAGTTCCCGACACAGCCGATACTTGCCCCCTTCAATCAGCAGCACCTTGCCCTCGACCAATGCCTTCGCGATCTTCCTTCTCGCTTCAGCGTAAATGCCTTGGACGGTGGTGCGAGCGATATTCATCTGTGCGGCGCACTCTTCTTGGGTAAAACCCTCTAAGTCAATCAGCCTGATAGTTTCATACTCGTCAACGGTCATTCTTACGTAACTTCTTTCGCCGGCACCTCGATCAAGGGGTCCAAACCTGCTGCACTGCGGGAGACTGCAGACCTTTCTCCATTTCATTGGCCTTGGCATGATCAGTACCTCACTGTGACTAGAGATAAACGGAAGCTTTGGCCCAGCTTTCATCTCCGATAGTTTGTGACATATGTCATTTATGATTCTAACTATAGCCTATTTGATGATATATGTCAACAATTAATTGGGTATCGGTGCGTATTGCTCCCTTGCCATTGGCGTGATAAAATCTGAAGGTATCGTAAGTGTGCTAAGAACCCGAAAGGGTATGAAATCCCGCGCTGCCAGGACATCTGCCCGGGACGCTTTCCACTGCTGACAGAAACCCCGGAGAACTTTAGTCTTTTCCGTGGGTGAGAGTTGGTAAGTAAGCGGCATATAATACAGAAATTGTGCAACTATCCTAAGCATCCTGAGGGGGAAAACCTATGTTTTCCATTTTTCCGCAGTACGGTCGCCTGATTGTCGCCCTAGGTCTGATCCTTGGATTGTCCTTTGTTTTCTTTCGTCTCCTGCGTCCACTGCTGGCTCAGGTACCTTGGTTGCAGGCGCGACTTGGAATTAACAGCATCTTGTCCCTTGTGCTTGGGCTAGCCTTTAGTGTTTCGACGCTGTTGGCCCTGGCTTACTTGTATGTCTATTACGGATTTGATCACCAGCCAGACATTTACCGTCACGGCCCTCGGGATCTACCCATAGTGGCCCTTACCTTTGATGACGGTCCCAGCCCGGAGTTTACACCACCGATTCTTGATATTCTGCGGGAGTACGGCGTCCCGGCCACATTTTTCATGGTTGGCAGCCACGTCGAGAAGTACCCCGAAATTGCCCAACGGATCGTTGATGAAGGTCACGAAATTGGGAACCATACCCTTAATCACCGTAATGTCCCGACGTTGAGCACCCTTGATTTGCATGAAGAGGTTGTCGGAGCAACAACGATTATTACCGAGGTCACCGGTGAGTATCCGACCTATATTAGACCTCCAAGGGGATTCTACGACGGACGATTTCGGCGGTTGGCGGCAGTTCTGGGGCAGCAGACGGTGCTTTGGACCATCTCTTCCCGGGATTGGCGATACGGAACTACCGCCGATGCCATTGTGAAAAACGTGATGGGCCGAGTGCGCAATGGGGATATTATTCTCTTTCACGACAGTGGGGCATTGGTGAAGAACGAGGGAGGAGACCGGTCGGCAACGGTTAAGGCCTTACCGATAATTATCGAGCGGCTTCAGGCCCGGGGACTGCAGATTGTACCCTTGCGGGTCCTGCTCTATGGTGAAGAACCGCAGGAGAAGTTTCCCTCCGTCGACATGCAGGAATAACGTGACTTGAAGGAGTGATATCGCCATGCATGCCGGGGACCTAGTCACAGATGCTCGGGATATCGGGGCTTTGTATCTACAAAGCTTTCCCGAGAGTATTGATTTCTTTTTCCCCGGGCGGGATCCCGATACACTCCTTCCGATGATCGGCTGGGGTTTTGAACTGCTGCTTCGCACCGGTTGCCACCGGATCGTGATTCGCGATTGCGATGGCAGCCTCCTTGGTTACTGCTTGGTATCGACGACTAAGACCGTGCCCTTTTACCGGCTGCTGTGGCCTAACCGGATCCTACGGACGGTGGTCCTGGGGATCAGGGCTGCCAGGCAGATTCAGGTTCGAGAGCTCCCCTTGCTAGTTCGCAATGGACTAGCCTTGCTAAGGATAAGTCTAGGTTCTGGTAAGGACACTTTGGCCTTGCCTGGGGGACGAATCGTCTCTATCGCCGTTTCTCCCAAGGCCCGAGGTCGGGGTATTGGCACTACGCTGCTCACTATGGCTTTGCAGTTCCTTGAAAGCAGACAAGTTCCCTACACCT of Bacillota bacterium contains these proteins:
- a CDS encoding tartrate dehydrogenase codes for the protein MKRFEIAVIPGDGIGREVVPVALQVLDTVAEVHGGLKFEYETFPWSCEYYLEHGRMMPEDGIDTLKDFDAIFLGAVGNPKLVPDHISLWGLLIKIRRECEQAINIRPAKYFKGLSSPLVNPNGFDLIVVRENSEGEYSEVGGRIHSGEDEMAIQNAIFTRKGTERAMRYAFELARKRRGHVTSATKSNGIFHSMPFWDEVFNSVKKDYPDVETASYHIDALASYFVTRPQIFDVIVASNLFGDILTDIGGAIMGSVGIAPAANINVSGKYPSMFEPVHGSALDIVGKGIANPIGQIWTAKMMLDHFGEEEAGQRLLDVLEEVTRDGIKTPDIGGSATTSEVGDEICRRLKQG
- a CDS encoding MerR family transcriptional regulator, which codes for MSKRYSIGEVAKLSGVTIRTLQYYDNIGLLPVDKDASGRRYYSSRDVAKLQQVLFYRSLGLPLKEIRELVVEAVTPEQIAAVLMEQRGMFSHKLNYIYAHISAIDAILAGVRAGGTFQSDELLQLITTLNRNAVFEYRNVNYDKDTEEVLMRQYPDDISALSVYWQWKATILECVSLILSGIEPRSEAGKELGQKWLTMIDQITQGRSELLDAHRESYDNRTQWPEEDRRLMELADDFIDAAVAYYFESMDLEEVEEGSD
- a CDS encoding ATP-binding cassette domain-containing protein, coding for MIELRNLTKKFGQKTAVDDLSLVIRPGVVTGFLGPNGAGKSTTMKMILGLVKPTSGEVLVHGVHYERLPDPIKEIGALIDSEAANPKFTARQHLELMATAGGIPLHRVTLLLRQTGLQQVQHRQIGEFSMGMRQRLGIAAALLGDPKTVILDEPFNGLDVDGIKWLRSLAKELASQNKAVFISSHLMSEVEAIADRVIVLAQGRLIADMTISELVQRSLGSFLRVRSEDNETLSAVITKIGGVVQGRTDGFLLVRGVEAEEIGWIAKRSNLAIFELTGIRPSLEDLFVELTAGRVEFKGQAALDDGGEGLQ
- a CDS encoding type II toxin-antitoxin system prevent-host-death family antitoxin, producing MRVSSTDLQNSFGKYLALVEKEDIIVVKNGKTVAKLIPYSVPEYVVLREEAKEYKTMRRISYEEYLELTKSSDQRYELIDGVVYLLASPSFSHQVVVNEIAWHFHNYFRGKPCRSLTAPLDVRLQGYALKFEEDPNIVQPDIVVICDEDNVNEAGQYQGVPSLIVEVVSPSTRSKDTITKLNLYMKSGVPEYWIVDMDSRTITQYFFTEDRELNGVATYADGDRINSTRFAGLELDTKELFAVLG
- a CDS encoding undecaprenyldiphospho-muramoylpentapeptide beta-N-acetylglucosaminyltransferase, with protein sequence MKKILFTGGGTAGHVTANIALIPRFLKDGWSVVYIGSKNGIEKQLIEAKGWRYIGIDSGKLRRYFDLKNFSDPFRVLKGSIQAYRIIRREKPNVLFSKGGFVSVPVVLGAWLNKVPVIIHESDLTPGLANRLSMPFAKFICTTFPESEEHLPADKVRYVGAIVREEIKSGNATKGKAFCNFPDSRPILLVMGGSQGARRINETVRASLASLTQRFSIVHLCGKGNTDPKVSSPHYRQYEYLSEELPDVLAAADLVVSRAGSNSIFEFLYLRKPMLLIPLPKEQSRGDQILNARSFAKSGLCQVLDESKMTEDTLIAAIDEVFANRRDIIANMRRIDQGDAITKVVRLIKEVAR
- a CDS encoding Mrp/NBP35 family ATP-binding protein — its product is MSENCNQSCSSCSEDCGERREQPADFLEKPHELSSIKKVIGVVSGKGGVGKSLVTSMLAVTMNRLGYHTAILDADVTGPSIPKAFGIKEKAIGNEAGLLPVKTKTGIDIMSVNLLLERDTDPVIWRGPIIAGVVKQFWTDVIWSDVDFMFIDMPPGTGDVPLTVFQSIAVDGIIVVTSPQELVSMIVSKAVKMAEMMNIPILGLVENMSYFRCPDNGKDYQIFGDSHIDEIAEKHNLEVLAKLPIDPKIAEACDKGMIELIDGPWFDPVGEILEKMVR
- a CDS encoding dinitrogenase iron-molybdenum cofactor biosynthesis protein encodes the protein MKIAVPVNVKSMDSEVCTSFGCAPYFLIFDTDTKEAVFLDNATAAGTEGAGIKAAQGIVDNEVKVLLSPSLGRNSADVLKAAGIEIYRTQAVPAKNSIAAFTAGDLPVLKAEK
- a CDS encoding DUF134 domain-containing protein, with product MPRPMKWRKVCSLPQCSRFGPLDRGAGERSYVRMTVDEYETIRLIDLEGFTQEECAAQMNIARTTVQGIYAEARRKIAKALVEGKVLLIEGGKYRLCRELGNGCGRGCRRYRRTRP
- a CDS encoding polysaccharide deacetylase family protein produces the protein MFSIFPQYGRLIVALGLILGLSFVFFRLLRPLLAQVPWLQARLGINSILSLVLGLAFSVSTLLALAYLYVYYGFDHQPDIYRHGPRDLPIVALTFDDGPSPEFTPPILDILREYGVPATFFMVGSHVEKYPEIAQRIVDEGHEIGNHTLNHRNVPTLSTLDLHEEVVGATTIITEVTGEYPTYIRPPRGFYDGRFRRLAAVLGQQTVLWTISSRDWRYGTTADAIVKNVMGRVRNGDIILFHDSGALVKNEGGDRSATVKALPIIIERLQARGLQIVPLRVLLYGEEPQEKFPSVDMQE
- a CDS encoding GNAT family N-acetyltransferase — translated: MHAGDLVTDARDIGALYLQSFPESIDFFFPGRDPDTLLPMIGWGFELLLRTGCHRIVIRDCDGSLLGYCLVSTTKTVPFYRLLWPNRILRTVVLGIRAARQIQVRELPLLVRNGLALLRISLGSGKDTLALPGGRIVSIAVSPKARGRGIGTTLLTMALQFLESRQVPYTYLEVRPGNQAARKLYEGFGFQEIGRSQDVQGPWIQMRRANKIDRDLREFQ